The following coding sequences are from one Triticum dicoccoides isolate Atlit2015 ecotype Zavitan chromosome 4A, WEW_v2.0, whole genome shotgun sequence window:
- the LOC119284824 gene encoding elongator complex protein 5-like, with protein sequence MADAAVRCLRDGRLDGEHAPALAVEGSLQCCPLAARAMLHVAAAVASNAAAGKAQARGLVVVAFDRSPEVYLDIMLRHGLDSNALSRCVRILDCYSDPLGWKQNIRSQQQQENSGTLCSTNKDTITTFRSVKDVDKLSCSIIDLGRGFEGEGKTYFSVAVDSISSMLRHASVQSISGLLSNLRSHDQISSIFWLMHSDLHETKFSRAFECLSTMVACVEPEVVDSVYGEERRGDMSFLEHNYSKAKFHVRLKRRNGRVKHLYEELCVEGYDVKFISATSVSMEVNQSLLPKVQFNLELSEKERSDRANVVLPFEHQGKGEPIRIYDGRRSLPEAHQDPNLTTAALLDETEALKSANPKGEIHYLRDSDDERPDSDEDPDDDLDI encoded by the exons ATGGCGGACGCGGCGGTGAGGTGCCTCCGGGACGGCCGCCTCGACGGCGAGCACGCGCCGGCGCTGGCCGTGGAGGGCTCCCTCCAGTGCTGCCCGCTCGCGGCGCGCGCCATgctccacgtcgccgccgccgtcgcctccaaCGCGGCCGCGGGGAAGGCACAGGCCAG GGGACTTGTGGTCGTGGCGTTTGATCGTAGCCCGGAAGTTTACCTGGATATCATGCTTCGGCACGGCCTTGATTCAAATGCACTGAGTCGATG TGTTCGGATATTGGATTGCTACTCAGACCCACTGGGGTGGAAGCAAAATATTCGAAGTCAGCAGCAACAAGAGAACAGTGGAACACTGTGCTCAACAAACAAAGACACCATAACAACTTTCAGAAGTGTGAAGGATGTTGATAAGTTGTCGTGCTCCATAATTGATCTTGGAAGAG GGTTTGAAGGAGAAGGCAAGACCTATTTTTCTGTTGCTGTTGATTCA ATCAGCTCTATGTTAAGGCATGCTTCAGTGCAATCAATTTCAGGCCTTCTTAGTAATCTTCGAAGCCATG ATCAGATATCGTCGATCTTCTGGCTAATGCATTCAGATCTCCATGAAACCAAGTTTTCCCGAGCTTTTGAATGTCTTTCTACCATGGTTGCTTGTGTAGAGCCAGAAGTTGTAGATTCTGTATATGGAGAAGAACGTAGGGGGGACATGTCTTTCCTTGAGCATAACTATTCGAAAGCAAAGTTCCATGTGCGCCTGAAACGAAGGAATGGACGGGTGAAGCATCTG TATGAGGAGTTATGTGTCGAGGGATATGATGTAAAATTTATTTCTGCTACTTCTGTAAGTATGGAAGTGAACCAAAGTCTACTACCTAAG GTTCAGTTCAATCTTGAGTTGTCAGAAAAGGAGCGCAGTGACAGGGCAAATGTTGTTCTTCCTTTCGAACATCAAG GAAAGGGCGAGCCAATCCGTATATACGATGGACGGCGATCTCTCCCGGAGGCTCATCAAGATCCCAATTTAACTACGGCAGCTCTCCTGGATGAAACAGAAGCTCTTAAATCTGCAAACCCGAAGGGTGAAATTCATTACCTTCGTGATTCTGATGATGAGCGACCTGACTCGGATGAAGACCCCGATGATGATTTGGATATTTAG
- the LOC119284825 gene encoding yrdC domain-containing protein, mitochondrial-like: MQACARAAGEGLPLVRAPARQPLAQSFVKVSRLPSLHETNRVVSCSARVSENISHKIEASMDHILPASQDHVVKAIEAINGGQVIAVPTDTIYGFACDACSAEAVNRIYEIKGRIHTRPLAICVADVPEISRFAVVDHLPHGLLHSLLPGPVTVVLKRGENSILERSLNPGLDSIGVRVPKLDFIRSIARGAGSALALTSANLSGRPSSVSVKDFGDLWPHCSYVFDGGILPSGRAGSTIVDLITPGVYRILRDGSSREETMAVLGKFGFVEAS; this comes from the exons ATGCAGGCGTGCGCTAGGGCGGCGGGGGAGGGGCTCCCGCTGGTTCGTGCCCCCGCCAGGCAGCCGCTGGCTCAGAG CTTTGTTAAGGTCAGCAGACTACCTTCTTTGCATGAGACAAATCGTGTAGTCTCCTGCTCGGCGAGGGTGTCAGAAAATATTTCACACAAAATAGAAGCCAGCATGGATCATATTCTTCCAGCATCGCAAGATCATGTCGTGAAAGCAATTGAAGCAATTAATGGGGGACAAGTGATCGCGGTGCCCACCGATACAATATACGGGTTTGCTTGTGATGCATG TTCTGCAGAAGCAGTCAATCGGATATATGAAATCAAAGGACGCATACATACACGCCCTTTGGCAATCTGCGTTGCTGATGTCCCAGAAATATCACGGTTTGCCGTAGTGGATCACTTGCCCCATGGTTTGCTTCATAGTCTTCTTCCTGGGCCTGTCACTGTTGTTTTAAAGCGAG GTGAGAACAGTATACTGGAGAGATCTCTTAATCCTGGTCTGGACAGCATTGGAGTACGTGTGCCAAAATTGGATTTCATACGATCCATTGCTCGTGGTGCTGGAAGTGCACTTGCGCTTACAAGCGCCAACTTAAGTGGTCGTCCTAGTAGCGTCAGTGTCAAAGATTTCGGGGATCTGTGGCCACACTGTTCATATGTCTTTGATGGTGGTATACTTCCTTCTGGACGTGCTGGTTCAACAATTGTTGACCTAATAACACCAGGAGTCTACAGGATATTGAGAGATGGAAG TTCGAGGGAGGAAACAATGGCTGTGCTGGGAAAATTTGGCTTTGTTGAAGCTTCATAG